The segment ttgagtTTCAGTAAAATGAACCGCtatttttgctcgacttgggGTACCCCCAGATGATATGAACGAAAAATTCATCGAAATCTTTAGAGCCGTTTGGGAATCGACCTCTCATCTTCGCATATAAGTATCCGGTTTCATTCCGGGCTGTGGTGGTGCGAAGTCCaggatcagcgtaaaaataaattctaaaatctCGGGAGAttccaatgtttttttttttaatttcatggctccatcgttcgccaaaacgatgattttgccaacgtcaaggtcgAAATTGACGgaacataatataaacacaGATCAGTGTGTaccctaaaatataaaagtatataaatatattatacatacatatatacgtataaagtaaataaaaatttaagtagatattattattttgtataaattttgccaATATAGTTATAAATGGGGAGAAaactaatgttaataaaaattgcataTTTACAGGTCTTGGGACATAAGGGGGAAGCAAGTCGTATAGAGATGTCCTGTGCCTGgacaaaacaaacacaaaagaaaaactttaggTTACACAAAgatttaagataaaaatacgATTTTTCCTCAAACACCTGGGAAAAACAACACAGTTCTAATGGCAGATTTTTGATCTTAATTTGACAGTTTACATATTTAGctcatggaattaataggtaatCAATGATTAAACTTCAAAACTCTAAGTTCTTAAACTTCTAAGTTCTtgatagaaaaacaaaacagcaCGCAAAAGAAGTTGCGGGAACAGAATAAATGTAACGTACTATGTTCCTTGGCGCCTGATGGATTTTAGTTTTAGTCACACGCAAATACGTTTTGCTGTATTATTacgaaaaaataacatacataaataattacagaaatctcacatacatatatttctgtatttgtAAGTCTATAATTCAGTTCTCTGTCCAACTACCCGTCTGTCAAGACTTTTTTCTCCGAAACCGAGAGTTGtcaagttaaaatttatcaaacaaatCCAAGTTTCATACATacgaaaatgacattttgccACAAGACTTCAGAACAAGAGAAGTTTGTCAATGGCCATGCATTAAACCATTGAGGAGGTCCCTCGAATTGGAAGCTGATCCAGGGTGCACAAAGGTTTAGGggataggtatattatttattaatgacttagctgatgcctgcggcttcgttcgcgtggccgaacaatttttttggtaatgagtcaaaattattagagaaaaattgtacagacaaatgtaacgatacgtATACATTCGGACTgaaatagtataatttatatagtttagctgaactattatgactcttcttcaggtgttttatacctcaacacgcaatgctcatcagactgaacaatttttgttaagtcgtgatttctatattccctatagtttcgctgtaccatcataggtcCACATCAGGTGTtacagatcttcgatttttatacctcagcagaaaatgctcatcaggatgaataactttttttaaggcgtcatttcaatatttcctatagtttagctgtaccatcattgttctccatctggtgttccagttttcaaaataatttataccctatatgatACCCAGGCTtcatagctatataacaaaaaagtttcattcaaatccgttcagtagttcCCACGAATAGCGCGtacaaacagatttttttcaaattcttactctgttgctgtgactttatcgcctaattttatttttatgtaaatttattcaaggtacaggattttttttctactgttttattataatgtattgatattgattttaCGCGAGCAAACCGGGTCGGGTAGGCCactagtagaaaataaaaataacgtaGGTGGATCCCTTAGATCCCAATAGTTTATTAACGTTAGCCGCATTTGCCGCATTTCTGGGTGGGACGCTTGGTGGTGTGGAAGATATTCTTGAGCTGCTGCAACAAGGCCTTGTAGTTCTTTTTGTCCCTAATTATCTTGCTGTTGCTCAGTTGGCTGAGGACAAATTGCGCCTTCGGAGATAAGGTGGTCTCTTTGAAGTCCTCGGGCAGGCCATCACGACGGAACACGTTGTTGGCTTTGGGTCGTCCCTGTGGCAGTAAGGGCTTATTATAAAgggtattttataaaatgcgaCATATCTACAGATGGACGACGCGGACGACCTCGGTTGGTGCATACTTGTCTATCATGTCGGAGTCATATGAATCGAAGAGTTAACGAAGAatgatgattaaaatatatgatacaaATGGCTTAATAACCTAGGTGTAGGTAGTACCACCATTTGTATGATACATCTGTGCATAGGTTATACATGtcaagtaattaattttgcaatTTCAATTGAGATCTTCAGTTGCTACGATAAGCCATAAGAAACATTTTGGTGCCCTACCAGCCACCGCCTCCGCTGTGTTGTCCTACTAGGAACTCTGTATGAGACACTTTGCATTCTTGCATTGATGGTGAGCAGGCCAGGACGCTTTCTAACAGCCCGCTCGCGGTTCGTTTTTCCCTCTACGTTACCTTTGAATGCCCTGAGTTTTCTGTTACAACCCTGCAATCGCAAGCGAACTATTGGCAATTGCATAGCCCTGAGTAAAACCGACAACGGTACAATGATCCTTAAGCAGAATATCGTCTATGAATAGAGAGCTGCGCCACGGGGACTACCCTGTGAACAATTGGTTCGACCACCAAATTTTCTAATAGTTTGGCACGTTATACGAATAAGTAAATCTACTTACCTAGTCGTATCAAGTGTATAATTAGataggtatacctacctatctaaTTATACACTTGTTACGAAAAACATGATAGAATCGCTAAGCTTACTCACGGCATTTGTATAACAGACAAAGAGGAACAATATGACAATGAAATAAGTCAGATGCTGATGCATTATCTATAATCaaacttatttgttttgtatcttAAACGATTATTGTATGTACTGGTACGCCCCGGtggaaataaatgtttcgcaaaaactttattgccttttaaatttccaatAACTATAACATTTGATAGAAATACGTTTTTCACTTTATATCCGAAGCTGTATAGGAAAACTTGGTATTATCTGCGATGGGCCTTATTCGTCACATGCTTTTCTGCCTagccatatttttttgttttgctgTCTATGTAACAATGGCTGTAAGTgctaaagtttttttatatttagtctTACTGGATTTCTCTTACTGAAAacgttgaatatttttttcatttttcttttgacaGGATAGGTACCTAATCATTATGATATTAATGATTACCTATCTGGCTGATGCCagtaaagttatttataaaataaataagtagttatacttatttagatacttataataatttattgcatctttactaattttcaataattcttCAGTCATACCTACTCAAACTCtttgtttgtctatatatatattatcaaattacTACCCAAACCTATAccaaattgattaattatatattattcatatacCAAACTTTCTAATttccaattatttttcttgctTATTTGTTTAGACACAATGGATTCCAGCATATTATCCCTATGTCGTCCAGCCCGTGGTAATTCCAGACAGTTCGGAGTTTCAAGGAGCCTTTAATGCCTTCCGATTTCTATTCAGAAGGACAGtcgataaatttaattcatcGATACAAAATAACCCAAACAGCATAGTTATAGCCTAGTGGCaatataattaggtacctatataaattaagtataggTATGAGCATCTTTACAGGTATATATAGACTAGCTGGTcgccggggcttcgctcccgtggaaagtTCGCGATAAAAATGCCCTCAAAGCTTATATGTTACGGTTAGACCTCAACCCACTTCGGCTAGACCTAGCCGTAGCCAGTCTCAGATAATTAGTATTAGTTAGTAGTAGATATGTCGAAGTCGGACATGAAAGAGACCCGTTATCTAAAGTTTAAGAACtttaaaatcaattcattCTTTTTTGCTTGCTCAAATCAATCTGCGAAGACTTCGAGCATCCGATGGCCTGACCAAGGCTAGAATATTGGCCGAAGGTGGATTTTAGGCCGAAGATAGAAGCTGAGCTTCGGTTGGAcgtattaaagaaataataaaaagagtgtaccctatagaaaatattaaggtGTAAAGAATTTCAGATACTTATCATACCTAGTGTATGTGTAACACattgataaaagaaatataatggtGTAACAAGTCGAATAatatttgtgtgtattttCAGTGTGAGGGATGTACTGGGCGCAAGGATCCAGATGgcataaaagataaatttgttaaaatagcGGCACCTAAAAGGAAATTCATGTTGCGTCTCAAGGGGAGTTCATCTCTTTAtctctaatatatttatttaaattattataagttagtttttttttatttcaattaagtatGTGTTCGCCTTTACcaatacctacctaacttatttaatttacaatgttaaaattgttgaatatttattctaatttatctaaatttatagacatacattttagatttttaagcTGCAATGAAATATGAGAAGCTTATTCAGGTTACTTTTGATCctatttgtttgtctgtctgccAACGACAGCGAAGAGGGTGTAATTGCATCCCCTGTTCggaaataaatacatcaagctacatagatatttaaacaatttcatattttttatctgaagCAAAAGAAGAATCCTGATATAAAGGATGCTAATCCTGTCATCAAAAACAAGGCCCTTTGGGCATGATAaggaaaaatattctaaatgagttttttttagaaattcttTATCCCGATGTGGTCGTTCCGAATTGCTAGTATGAATGTGAAtgatcatggaattagtaacggagtacctactaattccatggttatGATCAGGAAGGTAGTTGTAATTTCTAGCATTTGATGCAACGCTACATTGCCTGAACGAAGgtctaattttttaataatttcttttgatATTAGACCTTGGTTCTTCTTTCAAATCTAATCTCTTTTCAATGATCTTTGATCTAGACAGTGGGTTttcatgtgtttttttatctttggtTCAAATTTGTCAAAAGTATACTAAagatcaaaaaaaataaattatttattatagcattaggatttgtttaaaattatagtgtAAAAACTAGTTTATGCACAATGTACGCTAACGAGTTTCGCCCCTACTATGTCCTGATCAGGAAGGAAGAAGAAAAAGGAGACAAGTTTGCGCGGATTAACATGCAAGTGAAGCATCAGGCCATAAGGGAGCCTCTAAACCCCTTCACTAAGAAGTGCGCGTTTACGCAGACTTACCCCACCACCCTCGTTCCGGCTGCCTCCAGAAAAGCATGCTGCTTCTACTGCTCTTAAGACAAAAACTTCTCCAACTATAAAGACCACTCGTGCCGATGGCTTGCAAGAAAGCATGCTGCTTCTACTCCTCATAAAATCTAGCTtctctaaatatattttttcaaatcatgGATAGAACTGTCGAAAAACCAAATAAACAAACGTCAATATTACAATTAGTCTGCATTCTATGGACCAAATGCCTGAGAGACTCCTTGGGGGCCTCTGCAAAATTGATCGGATATCATAAGGTCTCCTCCAATGTTTACCTGTTCTGCTTGGAAACGTTTCGCCACGTGTCACAATACCTGTCAATATCGCTGAAAGATGTGGATCACactaaacttaataaaagtaCCTCTTATCCAGGTCAGTTAACTGAAATcctcatattatttttttcattatttttgggTTAAGGAGAAAGTAGGCACCTAATTAAtacaggtaggtacttataactTGAATTAATTCATTGTCATACCATACATCTTCCGGAACGATCGGTCTACTTTCCCGTTTGGTtttttgtataggtatttGGTTTGTTTTCCCAAACTATGATTTTTTGCATTAGTGTATACCTGGGTCTCAGTTAAGTATTTCCCTGTCGATGTATTTCAGGAAGctataagaattttaatttttcaagttctacaagaattattttgtatttctgtGTGATTATATATTGTCAACTTTTCATCCACAGATTGTCTAATAGAACACACTAATGAAAAAGTTTGCGTGCAATGAATTGAAGATATCCTTGAAATCGTGAGATACCTACTATGACGatctattgtattttttacaataaccTACCTCTTAATTAATCAACATGTCGAGTTACTTAGTCGACTAGACATACAcataatggaaaaaaatactaaattggAATTAGAAGTTCATTATAGAAAAGTGTTTCTTTTTTGAACCTATTTGAGTAACGCTTAAGTACCTACAAAATACAGAGAACAaagtaacataatatattcatacgaaaataaaaaaaacaaatacgaCAATAGACGAGTAGGTTTTCCACAATTTCCTGCAAAAAAATTGCGTCACGTGTCTTAACAATGATGAGACTACAGTTTTTAACAAATTGATCACTGAATGACTAAACAGACTATAAATAGTTTGAACCTACTGCGTAGATGATCAAGTACCGACATCTTCTCAGTAAGCAGTGTTTCGTGAAATTTTTTATgggacaattttattttgcgtgcgtttgtgtatattttaaactatgttAACTTTTTGTGAAGGAAAGTTATGTGTCTTATCAGGAGTTGAATGTGCGTGAAATGTGATAAATTCGTAATAAGTGTATTGCTTACAATCTCTGCATGGGTACTAGATACGCCTAGCTTTGTCgatttaaaatgatttgtagttattacttaaatttaattggaATATAATGCTTATACGGATCTTAcatgtaaaattgtataaagaatacaaaaatgtGATCTTTTTTAACAGCACGTTTGATGGATAGTTGCAGATCATGTATAGGTACGTGATTATTTTGGAGAATCATTTGAAATGTCGCCCATATCTAGATGTTTGTTTGCCAGGGCTCAACTTTGCCAACATTGCGTATTAATGTTAACGATTTTATCAGAGTAACCTATCGTTATCAAGCCTTCAGCAGCGTGCAGGTGCACTATTTAAGTTTCTACTTTAATTGAAGCAGTgttgttaattataaaatgcgGCAAGAGGAAGTAATCGAAGAGGCTAGCGACTTGCTGACGCATCGGAATGTTAAGGTAATCATTATGGTTAAGGTTTTATCAATAAGGTTATGTTGCAAGTCttatgcaaaatattattagactagacatagtaaatataacaaaataacaataggGCGAGTAACACTTATCATGTTAAACCTGAATTAGACTATTTGTCCTACTAGTGTAACCACGAAATGGCATCGTGATCTTTGAGTTCTATAGGCAAGTACTACCAGTAGTGGTGATACAttgtcatgtcagatgcctctaggcgacttgaataaaatctaacaacaGTATTGgtaattaacacactcgatataaaTATCACTAGATATATCGGCAACTGCAGATGTATATAGTGACATGCGCACCACACAGGTGGGTACTCGACatactagttttatatattataatgcatGTGTGAATAGTAAAAGATTAGAAAGAGaagctatatttatattctatgaAGTATGCTATCTATATTTCGTATTTTCTTACACATACCTAACACGTTACCAACTTCAACATGTTGTCTCTTTTTTCCATATCGTGTACGAATCGTGTAAAAAACGGGTTTTTACCTTTGAAACcactttatttgttaaatactTTTCTACCGCTTTCAAAGTAATTCGGTCACGTTAACGCTCTTCGGCCACGGCCATTGTCATCtcaaattgttacaaaattgttgCCCTCTTCCTACACCGTCTCGTACTTAGATGCTTCTTGTTAACTGAAGATTTAACTCCTCTACAGATTTTCCTAAGTTCGTCGTTTTCTGAGTTTGAGTTCactttttattctttacttTGCACGGTCTTTGGCGTTATTAGACCATTGGCACACATTTCATCCTTGGTGACAACAAACCAGTTTCGTGTTTGCTCCTTCCTCTATCCAGCGACATTGCTGATTAGCGTCATTAGGAAGCAGGTAGAAGCGACTTCGCTAGATTGAGGCGCAGGCGCATTCTTGATCATACGTACTAAATATGTCATTAGTTGACTTCACCTGCCGTAAAATACTGATCAGGACCACTCCTTGTAGAGATTTCGATAAGTCCTATTATATTTCAGGTTTTATGAtacctatgtatgtagtaTTCACTCATTAGGTTTAACATTTTCCTAGCTCCCAGACAATCATATTTAAGATTTACAATCCTAAGTTACAACTTGTAACTCCTTGTAGAGATTTCGATAAATCCTATTGTATTTCAGGTTTTAtgatacatatgtatgtagtatTCACTCATTAGGTTTAACCTTTTCCTAGCTCCCAGACATTCATATTTAAGATTTACAATTCTTTTGCATATCTTACAATCCTAAGTTACAACTTGTAACTTAGGATTGTAAGATATGCAAATTTATCATCATTACATAATAACATCGGCGAAAAATTAATATCCCAAATAGGTATGACGAGTTGAAACAAATAAGAAAGAATACTGACGTACCTATAAATATCCTGTACTTAGAAAATGTTGCTTACTGACGACGTGGCATTGCAATTCGAGTCCtcattttattaagtattaacCTCACAGTAATCTAggtttctataaatattatttattgctttatttatcGAATAAGTATGTACTCACTCAGAAGTTACTTTCCAGCGCGTTCACCCTTGACAAGTGGAAAGTGGAAACAATATAGTTATTCTAGATAAGGTGCTGATTAAACAGATTTCCATCAGCTTTTAgatcataaaattatagataaaatacacGTGTATTACAATCAAAGCGAGACTAGTTACGAagatatttcaaattgaaCAGCCATGCCTATGCCTTGGAATGGATGTGATGAATGTTTTGAAGGCgttcattttaatgttttctatataattctttttttttaatcaacctttgttcaatttaaatacctaaaaatCGCGAAAATCGTCTGATTATTTTTTgagtgaaaatttaaattgccgTGGTCAAAAAAGATGTCGTGGAGGACGTGTCGAggcccatggaattagtaggtactccacgGGGTATCTACCTACTAATTGGAGCATTCTAAACCGAACAAAGATTTTGGAAAAACTTGCAAATTTTCTCTAAAGTTTTCCGACGAAAAGCACTGaaatagttttcaaaatattgttttgtctaCTTATATGAAAGGTAAATATCGGTCAAACCCCGTGTAAATATTACAACGAAACtcgctaaaaataaaaacgttgaaaaaatatataaataaaatgattggGGAAGTCTATGGGAGGTATGTCCTACACATGTAAGTATATTCGAAGCCATATCATTGCGCATGGCCTGACACGCACTTGACCACTTATTCCAATGAATAAAAACTATctaaattaaagaaatcataagttttcatatatttttttattttttttattagcttttttattttaaaattggtgGAAAATTAATGTCCTTTCCCATACTCCTCCAgactaagtaggtacatgctaaatttaaagaagattggttgagcagagcctgaagaggtaacaaacttttttcgcatcaatattatttaggataggtaggtacgtaaATAGCTTAGCTAGCTTTAGCTTAAATTTTTTTGCATGATTTGATTTACAGTGAAAGCCATTGGATAGGCTGTGTCGATTGCGTTACTGCGGTTTACTGCATCAGGTTGGTAGGCAGGTTCGCAGTGTTTGGCAAAATAGCTAGGATTGTCTGTGGGCGCAGCATCGCCGTTAGGCGTGTGTTGTGTGGCTTCCACCGAAATTAAAATTGGTCGCGACTGTAATAATCAACTGACCGTAGAACAGCGGCTTGTTGCATTGATGTATGCTGTTTGGAATTATcgcaaataataaacaatgtcTTTGGATAATGTCGGTTGGAATCTTTATTAATCTAAGGTTTAGAGAGTCATGTTCAAATGTGTTCAAGGTTATGTTACAAGTCTTAAGCACCCGTCTATCGTTATGTTATGCGCTGAGATTGCGTACATTCCACTTCTTTATATGAATAGCCTTTGTGGCACGCGACTTCGTAGTTATCTACTCATCTGCTGTCCTGGCTGCCGATTGATGAAGACTGGCGGGGATCGTTCGAAGTCGCGCCTTCAAATGACAGTGACAGTCCGATTTCTCGCGTTCTCACTGACGCACGCGCATCGTTCGAAATTAGAAACTATGATATCAGTATTGATTCGTAAATACGTTTAACTTGcgaaatatattgaaaacaaCCATGGAAAAGTCTTCAGGGgtgagtattattattttctattttgctTTGCGATTTTGATTGCGAATTGattgatttcaataattatgttggtacaattaataaacctaacttgttgttattttgaagcagattttatatattttgaactaTGGTTTGTGAAACTGAATACGttaggtaattatttattgtgtttattgcTTCTTTATCTAAATGTCGTTAAATGTTGGCCTGTGGTAACACCGGGTCTTATACTAATTCTGACGTTACTGACAGAAAATGTTTCGTGCATTGCATTTACTACTTTTTGTGAAGTTCGGTGTAAACAGAAATGCTttgattaaaacttttattaattcaatatcGTCTTTGATTGATCTGAACGtacttagaaatataaataaatttactcatagcataataatatacatcacaGAAAGTGAACAAAGtgtctattattttaatcagtTCAGTAAACTTATAACGTTTAATGTGTCTAATTGATTTTCGACAAAGTACTTAATTGGAGATAGGTAcccaatttatattatgatagTGAGTAGGTAGATATGTATTGAAGAGCACTTATTCCGTGAAGGCTCCGTTCAAGTTTCGCGTAGGTAGGATTgcaaacttttttatacatgtaGTCATGGACGCACGCAAGGTACTTGGAGTATTTATGGActcaataaacataataataaagtatgctaatcataataaatgtgattttGGAACAAGTTTTCCTCGTGGACCAACTGATATGCATTATCATTAggaatatttttccaaatgaTTCCCACAGACAACCATATAGGTACTACCTACTGCTTGCTACGTCTATCGTATTAGAATCGAATGTCTAATGATAGTTGTAAGTTTggtatataaatcaaataactATATACATGTCTACAATGGACAGCATATCatctacatataataaaacagtaaaaaagttGCGTCTGCATGTCTTTGTCTGCATGCCTTAACataagttgttcagtctgacgTGCATTTTCttttgaggtataaaaatcgaagatctggaagaGCTGATGCAGACCCATAATGGTACAGCTGAACTATAGGAAattagaaatgacgccttaacaaaagtggTTCAGTTCTGTAATTACATTTCTTTAATCATTTTGACTCTTTACCAAAAACAGTTCTACCATGCGAACGAAGTCGCtggcatcagctagtaaataaataaatattaggacaaatcacatagtaattctagacttgtgttatgggatattagctcaacgatgctatattttataacatatacatatatagataaacatctaaaacGCGGGCCaatagaaaaagatcattttccatcatgacccgaccggggatcgaacccgggacctctcggtttagaggcaagcaccACTGctccaccgaggtcgtcaaaaccatagtaataaattgtacacctgAATCATCTTCAGAAACAACACTGTCTATTCGTGAAAACCGTACAGTTCTACCAAACGATTTTTAAGTAACATTACAACACAGTCTATTCGTGAAAACCGTACAGTTCTACCAAAcgatttttaagtaaatattagcatataattacatattaacgcgttaatatgtaattatatgcTAATATTGCTCGTTTTATGTAGTatatgaatacaataaattgatatcacaataaaagtatggaaatgtttttataaattgtctataaattattatttttgacaaatattaaCAGTCGccactttaaaaaatacaaagttgtTTTGGGGTTGCTCtgttttaagttaaataaattgttattacctTTActgaatttcaatattaacctgctaatatgtatattagcatataattacatattaacgcgttaatatgtaattatatgcTAATATTGCTCGTTTTATGTAGTatatgaatacaataaattgatatcacaataaaagtatggaaatgtttttataaattgtctataaattattatttttgacaaatattaaCAGTCGccactttaaaaaatacaaagttgtTTTGGGGTTGCTCtgttttaagttaaataaattgttattacctTTActgaatttcaatattaaccTGCTGATATGTATATTAgcatataattacatattaacgcgttaatatgtaattatatgcTAATATTGCTCGTTTTATGTagtatattaatacaataaattgatatcacaataaaagtatggaaatgtttttgtaagttCGTTTGAAATtggttatataatataaatcagaTTCTTTATTCTGTTTATACGAGTATAGCTTTTGACATCCGAACAGACTGTTCTTGACTGTGACGACGCgaagatttaataaaattgtggaTTTAACATAACGATACACGCAAtggtacttaggtacttatattttatcatcacTATTGTTCTCAGTAGttgtaataaagattttatcatAACTATATATTAAGTTTCATCATAGTGATCACGACACACACACCATATAAGTACAAAGTTATTTAGCacatcattaattaataagaattaaagaagaaaataaaaattttgaatcttTAGttcaaagatttattattcCGATTAATGTCGTTAGTAGGAAAATATCGTCAAGTTAGAACAAACTCAACACTCAGCCTcgaaattacaatatttgtacttatttgtttaaacTTATTATGTCACCCAAACTGAATACAGACAAAAAAGGACAAAATTGTGTACACTTTCAAAGTTCGCCAAACATGGGATAGCAAAAGACTCCCTAGAATTGATACCAAATTTCGACTTTCTGACAGTATTGCATGacagtatataatttttcttacttaattattattaaggtACATGGGTACATTACATAAGTTTTCCATCCAAGGTAAGCCAGCCTGGTTTAGCTAAGTTTGTGTTGCGATTTCGAATTTCATTATAAGAACATGCTTTTAATGCAGCTTGTCTGTTACATAATTGTTTAAACTAacttatatgtaggtacttgtaTTATGAATGGTATCGTAAttgtacgaaaaataaatataattttaaaagaaacaaagaacAAGAAGGTAacaatgtaacaaatatataatgatcTAGTTGGTCAAGAAagaaatgaatttataaaaaagatacattGGTCTCGAACTACGCCGCTTCACAtccatatatttgttttgtatacaaGCAGTTACCCCACGGCTTCACTCGCACGAATTGAcctataacaaaacaatatatg is part of the Plodia interpunctella isolate USDA-ARS_2022_Savannah chromosome Z, ilPloInte3.2, whole genome shotgun sequence genome and harbors:
- the LOC128683221 gene encoding uncharacterized protein LOC128683221, coding for MHQHLTYFIVILFLFVCYTNAGCNRKLRAFKGNVEGKTNRERAVRKRPGLLTINARMQSVSYRVPSRTTQRRRWLGRPKANNVFRRDGLPEDFKETTLSPKAQFVLSQLSNSKIIRDKKNYKALLQQLKNIFHTTKRPTQKCGKCG